One genomic segment of Gammaproteobacteria bacterium includes these proteins:
- a CDS encoding malate:quinone oxidoreductase, with translation AAIHGHPDVLVTGKTRFEPTAIALPVLERYNWKTLPEFLYIFKLDFNVIKTLWGLLRVSEIRNYLFKNMCFELPIIRRHLFLSDARKIVPNMKLKDLTFAKKTGGIRPVMIDKKSHSLHLGEAKLSPGNGLIFNMTPSPGATSCLGNAEKDLDIIVEYLNANVDKDRLNNDLK, from the coding sequence GCTGCTATACATGGACATCCTGACGTTCTGGTAACGGGTAAAACACGCTTTGAACCAACTGCGATAGCGTTGCCAGTACTAGAACGATATAACTGGAAAACATTACCGGAATTTTTATATATTTTTAAACTGGATTTCAATGTAATAAAAACACTTTGGGGTTTACTCCGTGTTTCAGAAATTCGAAATTACTTGTTTAAAAATATGTGTTTTGAATTGCCCATAATTCGTCGCCATTTATTTCTAAGTGATGCGCGTAAAATTGTTCCTAATATGAAACTTAAAGATTTAACTTTTGCGAAAAAAACAGGTGGTATTCGTCCGGTAATGATTGATAAGAAAAGCCACAGTTTGCATTTAGGTGAAGCGAAACTCAGTCCAGGAAATGGTTTGATTTTTAATATGACACCATCACCCGGGGCAACAAGTTGCTTAGGTAATGCAGAAAAAGATTTGGATATTATTGTTGAATATCTTAATGCTAATGTAGATAAGGATCGTTTAAATAATGATTTGAAATAA